A stretch of Sphingomicrobium flavum DNA encodes these proteins:
- a CDS encoding CHRD domain-containing protein, giving the protein MSKTRLALGAIAAIGLTSAAAADHPYAFTGTKLETSLTGAAEVPGPGDADGSGMAMIWLNQGKSEICYDIMVMDIALPATGAHIHEAPAGSSGGVVVGLEAPGADGNSRGCALVDQDLIKEIRKNPSDYYVNIHNDEFPAGAVRGQLRK; this is encoded by the coding sequence ATGAGCAAGACAAGATTGGCGCTTGGCGCCATCGCGGCCATCGGCCTTACCAGCGCCGCCGCAGCGGACCATCCCTACGCCTTTACCGGAACCAAGCTGGAAACCAGCTTGACCGGCGCTGCCGAAGTGCCCGGCCCCGGCGACGCCGATGGTAGTGGGATGGCCATGATCTGGCTCAATCAGGGCAAGAGCGAAATTTGCTATGACATCATGGTCATGGACATTGCGCTGCCCGCCACTGGCGCGCATATTCACGAGGCCCCCGCAGGCTCGAGCGGCGGCGTGGTTGTCGGCCTTGAAGCGCCCGGCGCGGACGGCAACAGCCGTGGCTGTGCCTTGGTTGACCAGGACTTGATCAAGGAAATCCGCAAGAATCCCTCCGATTATTATGTGAACATCCATAATGACGAATTTCCTGCCGGCGCGGTGCGCGGCCAACTGCGCAAATAG
- a CDS encoding ATP-binding protein — MIKTDMDGGDVSLQNLNNINIVMGRNGAGKSRFFRHLDQFCPREEFNIRYISPERAGSFKRDGNILTHMSNNPEWLRNSRLGNQADNFKAASAVLLRETETIYLRKLQADPEIRQDLSRTFVVDRLEKINRLLTNIVLVVGTNDLEFRTISDNELVAPEKISSGESEAVALASEILHFFDTLDLAKFNVLLLDEPDVHLHPDLQARLGQLLLSMLEEFESHRDRIAVCLATHSAPLVCALASSPQASIGTKSFGVDIVQLKPTGRELRKVAPFFGHPLSLSLSNDAPLILEGEDDERVWQQAARSSKGQIKVFPVLAESVDQQGALERFCVDLLETLYDDPVAFSLRDGDGVVGEQLAHLPPLRRFRLQCYAIENTLVTDQCLSTMGASWREFIEKAKNWVIENPVHKDIDEIRCLIGSSDRQRHKKIKTIRQLICAILNCNKPWEVVVGQALGGIERSNLQEENMLVDFIGEELARDVILRGE, encoded by the coding sequence TTGATTAAGACCGATATGGATGGCGGCGATGTGTCGCTTCAGAACCTAAACAATATAAACATTGTCATGGGCAGAAATGGAGCTGGTAAGAGCCGGTTTTTTCGCCATCTTGATCAATTTTGTCCGCGAGAAGAGTTCAACATTCGCTACATAAGCCCAGAACGAGCTGGGTCCTTCAAACGCGACGGCAACATATTGACACACATGTCCAATAATCCTGAATGGCTTCGAAATAGCCGCTTGGGAAATCAGGCCGACAATTTCAAAGCAGCTTCGGCCGTTCTTCTTCGCGAGACTGAGACAATCTATCTTCGGAAACTCCAAGCTGATCCCGAAATCCGTCAGGACCTGTCGAGAACCTTTGTTGTCGACCGGTTAGAGAAGATCAATCGATTGCTAACGAACATCGTTCTGGTGGTCGGAACGAACGATTTAGAGTTTAGGACAATAAGCGACAACGAACTTGTGGCGCCGGAAAAGATCAGCAGCGGCGAGTCAGAAGCGGTGGCGCTGGCATCCGAGATTTTGCACTTCTTCGACACCCTAGATTTAGCAAAGTTCAATGTCCTGCTGCTGGATGAGCCGGACGTACACCTCCACCCGGATTTGCAAGCACGCTTAGGTCAACTGCTCCTCTCAATGCTTGAGGAATTTGAAAGCCATCGCGACAGGATTGCAGTTTGCCTCGCTACGCACAGCGCGCCATTGGTATGCGCTCTCGCATCCTCGCCGCAGGCATCAATCGGTACGAAAAGCTTCGGCGTCGACATCGTTCAACTGAAGCCTACAGGTCGGGAATTGCGTAAAGTTGCACCTTTCTTCGGGCACCCATTGTCACTTTCATTGAGCAACGACGCTCCTTTGATCCTCGAAGGAGAGGACGACGAGCGTGTTTGGCAACAAGCTGCCCGATCATCTAAGGGACAGATTAAAGTATTCCCTGTCTTAGCAGAATCTGTCGATCAACAAGGAGCGCTCGAACGGTTTTGCGTGGACTTACTCGAGACACTTTACGACGACCCGGTTGCCTTTTCCTTGCGAGATGGCGACGGAGTTGTTGGAGAGCAATTAGCTCATCTGCCACCGCTACGCCGTTTCCGCCTACAATGTTATGCCATCGAAAACACGCTGGTCACCGACCAATGCCTGTCGACTATGGGAGCATCGTGGCGCGAATTTATAGAAAAGGCGAAGAATTGGGTCATCGAAAACCCAGTTCATAAGGACATTGATGAAATCCGTTGTCTTATAGGCTCCAGTGATCGCCAAAGGCACAAAAAAATCAAAACAATTCGGCAGCTGATTTGTGCGATATTGAATTGCAACAAACCATGGGAGGTTGTCGTCGGCCAAGCTCTGGGCGGAATTGAACGTTCCAATTTGCAAGAGGAGAACATGCTCGTCGACTTCATCGGTGAAGAGCTGGCTCGAGATGTCATTCTGCGGGGCGAATAA